In Bos taurus isolate L1 Dominette 01449 registration number 42190680 breed Hereford chromosome 11, ARS-UCD2.0, whole genome shotgun sequence, one DNA window encodes the following:
- the WDCP gene encoding WD repeat and coiled-coil-containing protein — protein sequence MELGQGKLLRTGLNALYQAIHPIHGLAWTDGTQVVLTNLQLHSGEAKFGDSTVLGQFEHVYGVSWAPPGAADTPTLLAVQHKKCVIVWQLCPSPAETSKWLMSQPCEIRQSCPVLPQGCVWHPESAILTVLTAWDVSVFYNIHCDSSQVKVDISTEGLIYCACWTQDGQRLVVAAGSSLHSYIWDSAQKTLHRCSLCPIFDVDSYVRSIRATVDSQVAIATELPLDKICGLNASGTFDIPPSGEDTCLHALPVTDRVSSETNSETPVSSSYSEPLDLTHIHFNRFKSEGSSLTCLRKKDYLTGTGLDSSHLVLLTFEKEVTCNRKVIIPGILVPDLIAFNFKAQAVAVASNTSNVIFIYSVIPLLMPNIQQIQLESNERPKGICFLTDKLLLILVGRQKSMDSAFLPSSKSDQYMIRLIVREVMLKEDSPVTLSENQSGNSAFSTLINKTNIKKLIEDLSPDFCHQSTGLLFTANSSSQSGQPGRTLIKEIESPASSICDGSTFLETLDARPVNLSVTPPRPSGTPAHTSTAEPPNLEREKETYQLSKELEVVSRNLSEVQRHLSELSDFLHNGRKSSPVYPLSQDLPYVHITCQKSHFVHPVVEKRMMLLCNGKLRLSTVQQTFGLSLVEMLHDSHWILLCADSEGFVPLTFTATQEIIIRDGRWHAEFPRPRIELRPSALEAKSANHWTTRRILL from the exons ATGGAGTTGGGACAAGGAAAACTTCTCAGGACTGGACTGAATGCATTATATCAAGCAATACACCCAATCCACGGCCTTGCTTGGACTGATGGGACTCAGGTAGTCCTGACCAACTTACAGCTTCACAGTGGAGAGGCCAAATTTGGGGACTCAACGGTCCTTGGACAATTTGAACACGTGTATGGGGTGTCCTGGGCCCCGCCTGGTGCAGCTGACACACCCACTCTGCTCGCTGTCCAGCACAAGAAGTGTGTCATCGTGTGGCAGCTGTGTCCTAGCCCTGCAGAGACAAGCAAGTGGCTGATGTCTCAGCCCTGTGAAATCAGACAGTCATGCCCTGTCCTTCCCCAGGGCTGTGTGTGGCACCCAGAAAGTGCCATCCTGACTGTGTTGACTGCTTGGGATGTCTCCGTGTTCTACAATATCCATTGTGACAGTTCCCAAGTCAAAGTGGACATCAGCACTGAAGGCCTCATTTATTGTGCATGTTGGACCCAGGATGGCCAGAGGCTGGTGGTGGCAGCAGGCAGCAGCCTACATTCTTACATTTGGGACAGTGCTCAGAAGACTCTTCACAGGTGCTCCCTCTGTCCCATCTTTGATGTGGACAGCTACGTACGTTCAATCAGAGCCACTGTGGACTCACAAGTCGCTATAGCCACTGAGCTTCCGCTGGATAAGATTTGTGGGTTAAATGCTTCTGGAACTTTTGACATTCCTCCTAGTGGTGAAGACACTTGCCTGCATGCTTTACCAGTTACTGATCGAGTTTCCTCTGAAACAAATTCTGAAACACCAGTGTCGTCATCCTattctgagcctctggatctaacTCATATCCACTTCAACAGATTTAAATCTGAAGGTAGTTCTCTTACTTGTCTAAGAAAAAAAGACTACTTGACAGGAACTGGCCTGGATTCTTCACATTTGGTCCTCTTGACCTTTGAGAAGGAGGTTACCTGCAACAGAAAAGTCATCATTCCAGGCATTCTGGTTCCTGATCTAATAGCATTTAATTTTAAAGCACAAGCAGTCGCAGTGGCTTCCAATACATCTAATGTAATTTTTATCTATTCTGTCATTCCATTATTAATGCCAAACATCCAGCAGATTCAGTTAGAGAGTAATGAAAGACCAAAAGGCATATGTTTCTTGACAGATAAATTACTATTAATTTTGGTGGGAAGACAAAAGTCCATGGACTCGGCATTTCTTCCTTCTTCAAAATCTGACCAGTATATGATTCGTTTGATTGTTAGAGAGGTAATGCTGAAAGAAGACTCTCCAGTGACACTGAGTGAAAACCAAAGTGGTAACTCTGCTTTCAGTACTctgataaataaaacaaatataaaaaagctAATTGAAGATCTTTCACCAGATTTTTGTCACCAAAGCACAGGGCTCTTGTTCACAGCTAATAGCAGCAGTCAAAGTGGACAGCCTGGAAGAACCcttattaaagaaatagaaagtccGGCATCCAGCATCTGTGATGGCTCCACATTCCTAGAAACTCTAGATGCCAGGCCTGTTAACTTGTCAGTAACACCGCCCAGACCCAGCGGCACACCAGCCCACACCAGTACCGCAGAACCTCCTAACTTAGAACGGGAAAAGGAAACGTACCAGCTGTCTAAGGAACTGGAAGTTGTATCTAGGAACTTGAGTGAAGTGCAGCGACATCTTTCTGAACTCAGTGACTTTCTGCACAATGGAAGGAAATCCTCTCCAGTGTACCCACTCTCTCAGGATCTGCCTTATGTTCACATCACTTGCCAG aaatctCATTTTGTACATCCTGTTGTTGAAAAAAGAATGATGCTTCTCTGCAATGGCaagctaagactcagcacagtccaACAGACTTTCGGCCTCTCTCTTGTTGAAATGCTGCATG ACTCTCACTGGATCCTTCTCTGTGCGGACAGTGAAGGCTTCGTCCCCTTAACTTTCACAGCCACACAGGAAATAATCATAAGAGATGGCAG GTGGCATGCAGAatttcccagaccaaggattgaacttaggccctctgcattggaagcgaAGAGtgccaaccactggaccaccaggagaatTCTGTTGTGA
- the MFSD2B gene encoding sphingosine-1-phosphate transporter MFSD2B, with translation MGAELLCLPQDSGAGRLSFYRKLCYGIGGVPNQVASSAIAFYLQLFLLDVAQIPAAQVSLVLFGGKVSGAAADPLAGFLINRSRRTGSGRLMPWVLGCMPFIALAYFFLWFLPPFTTLRGLWYTTLYCLFQALATFFQVPYTALTMLLTPNPKERDSATAYRMTLEMAGTLMGATVHGLIVSGAHGSHRCKEDTLPGEGAVSPNATRLYFIAATVVALTYPVCSTLLYLGVKERSDPSTPASGQGLGFLAGLGLTVRHRPYLNLVISFLFISAAVQVEQSYLVLFCTHASQLQDHVQGMVLTILVSAVLSTPMWEWVLQRFGKRMSALGICAMVPFAILLAAVPMVPVAYVVAFVSGLSIAVSLLLPWSMLPDVVDDFQLQHQHGPGLETIFYSSYVFFTKLSGAGALGISTLSLDFAGYESGACRQSEQVVVTLKVLIGAVPTSMILIGLCILMVGPTPKVPSRANSRSLGRRTSYTLA, from the exons ATGGGGGCTGAGCTTCTGTGTCTCCCCCAGGACAGCGGAGCTGGTCGCCTCTCATTCTATAGGAAGTTGTGCTATGGCATTGGAGGGGTTCCCAACCAGGTGGCCTCCAGCGCCATAGCCTTTTACCTGCAACTTTTCCTGCTCGATGTGGCACAG ATCCCTGCTGCCCAGGTGTCACTGGTCCTGTTTGGAGGGAAGGTGTCTGGGGCAGCTGCAGACCCTTTGGCTGGGTTTCTCATCAACAGAAGCAGGAGGACAGGGTCTGGACGACTCATGCCCTG GGTGCTGGGCTGCATGCCCTTCATTGCCTTGGCCTACTTCTTCCTGTGGTTCTTGCCCCCCTTCACCACCTTGCGAGGCCTCTGGTACACGACCCTCTACTGCCTGTTCCAGGCCTTGGCCACG TTCTTCCAGGTGCCCTACACGGCGCTGACCATGCTCCTGACCCCCAACCCCAAGGAGCGGGACTCAGCCACCGCGTACC GGATGACCTTGGAGATGGCGGGGACGCTGATGGGAGCCACCGTCCACGGACTCATTGTGTCTGGTGCCCACGGGTCCCATAGGTGCAAGGAGGACACGCTCCCAGGGGAAGGGGCTGTTTCCCCCAACGCG ACTCGTCTCTACTTCATTGCAGCCACTGTGGTTGCTTTGACTTACCCAGTGTGCAGTACTTTGCTCTACCTGGGGGTGAAGGAGCGATCAG ACCCCTCCACCCCAGCATCCGGCCAGGGCCTGGGCTTCCTGGCTGGGCTAGGTCTCACGGTCCGGCATCGGCCCTATCTGAATCTGGTCATCTCCTTCCTCTTCATCTCAGCAGCTGTTCAG GTGGAGCAGAGCTACCTGGTCCTGTTCTGTACACACGCCTCCCAGCTTCAAGACCACGTCCAGGGCATGGTGCTGACCATCCTG GTCTCTGCAGTGCTGAGCACCCCGATGTGGGAGTGGGTTCTGCAGCGATTTGGGAAGAGGATGTCGGCCCTCGGGATCTGT GCGATGGTGCCCTTTGCAATCCTGCTGGCTGCTGTGCCCATGGTGCCCGTGGCATATGTCGTGGCCTTTGTGTCTGGCCTGAGCATCGCTGTGTCCTTGCTGCTACCCTG gtcCATGCTTCCAGACGTGGTCGATGACTTCCAGCTGCAGCACCAGCATGGCCCAGGCCTGGAGACCATCTTCTACTCATCCTACGTCTTCTTCACCAAGCTTTCGGGAGCAGGTGCCCTGGGCATCTCCACTCTGAGCCTGGA CTTCGCAGGGTACGAGTCAGGAGCCTGCAGGCAGTCGGAGCAGGTGGTGGTGACTCTCAAGGTCCTCATCGGTGCTGTGCCCACCAGCATGATCCTCATTGGTCTGTGCATCCTCATGGTCGGCCCCACTCCCAAGGTGCCAAGTCGGGCCAACTCCCGCTCCCTGGGGAG GAGGACCAGCTACACTCTGGCTTGA